A genomic region of Manihot esculenta cultivar AM560-2 chromosome 15, M.esculenta_v8, whole genome shotgun sequence contains the following coding sequences:
- the LOC110602159 gene encoding guanine nucleotide-binding protein subunit gamma 2 has product MQSDSSDSSGPITQRVNSLPSATDTRGKHRIQAEIKRLEQEVRFLEEELEQLDKMENATAACEEILSYVDCRPDPLLQLTNGPLSPAWDRWFEGPQESQGCRCWIL; this is encoded by the exons ATGCAATCGGATAGCTCCGATTCTTCAGGTCCGATAACACAACGTGTCAACTCTTTGCCGTCTGCTACTGATACCAGAGGAAAGCATAGGATACAAGCAGAGATCAAGCGGCTTGAGCAAGAAGTTAGATTTTTAGAG GAAGAGTTGGAGCAGCTTGATAAGATGGAAAATGCCACAGCTGCATGCGAGGA AATTTTGAGTTACGTGGATTGTAGACCAGACCCTCTACTGCAGCT AACAAACGGCCCCCTAAGTCCAGCATGGGATCGATGGTTTGAAGGCCCGCAAGAATCACAAGGTTGCAGGTGCTGGATTCTCTGA